A genome region from Coffea arabica cultivar ET-39 chromosome 7e, Coffea Arabica ET-39 HiFi, whole genome shotgun sequence includes the following:
- the LOC113722794 gene encoding cysteine-rich receptor-like protein kinase 42 isoform X1 produces the protein MQFSSLYPVHLTTWLLIFILNLFSFTFSDPRIGESGLFCGLNRPPPNTSYIPLFVKEMEKISALVTDNNWGHYAMNQTRISIYALAQCYQDLSHTDCLLCYAASRTRLPRCLPGVSARIYLDGCFLRYDDYNFFNESTDPIIDTFNCSSSAGLATAEEAASFGKRARELVDNVSIAAAMGGGYAVRDLNGVYGLAQCWKTLSKQGCKECLAKASRNVKGCLPSREGRGLNAGCYLRYSTQKFYTDRPQNVSSSSGASKTGKTVAIASSVTAFCMISAFAAYALYARFKKTKQERRNLGRISSTYNKSNLNFKYETLEKATNYFDPKTKIGQGGAGSVHRGTLPDGKVIAVKRLFFNTRQWVDEFFNEVNLISGIQHKNLVKLLGCSIEGPESLLVYEFVPNMSLDQYLFDKKEVKVLSWKERFQIIAGIAEGIAFLHGGAEIRIVHRDIKSSNVLLDENLTPKIADFGLARHFAEDKTHLSTGIAGTLGYMAPEYLVKGQLTEKADVYSFGVLVLEIVCRRKNNAFVEDSVSLLQTVWQFYKTDKLAEKVDPSLEGEFPALEASNVLKIGLLCTQASASSRPSMDEVVHMLTDSNGQVPEPNQPPFINSSVLAPSSTGSYSSTSSLLRNAFNKFEASYTSTESSSLQSSNEPARSHELRD, from the exons ATGCAGTTCTCGAGCCTGTATCCTGTCCATTTGACAACATGGCTCCTCATCTTCATTCTCAACTTGTTCTCATTCACATTTTCCGATCCTCGAATCGGTGAATCCGGCCTCTTCTGCGGCCTGAACAGACCGCCTCCGAACACCAGCTACATCCCACTTTTCgtcaaagaaatggaaaaaatttCAGCACTCGTCACCGACAACAACTGGGGCCATTATGCAATGAACCAAACTCGCATATCCATCTATGCCTTGGCCCAATGCTACCAAGATCTTTCTCACACTGATTGCCTCCTCTGCTACGCTGCGAGCAGAACCAGGCTCCCTCGTTGCCTCCCCGGTGTATCAGCTCGTATATATCTCGACGGATGCTTCCTGCGCTATGATGATTATAATTTCTTCAACGAGAGCACTGATCCTATTATAGATACCTTCAACTGTAGCAGCTCAGCCGGGCTGGCCACTGCTGAAGAAGCGGCGAGTTTTGGGAAGAGAGCTAGGGAATTGGTTGATAATGTTAGCATAGCAGCTGCGATGGGCGGCGGGTATGCAGTGAGGGATCTGAATGGAGTGTACGGTCTGGCGCAGTGTTGGAAGACTTTGAGCAAACAAGGTTGTAAAGAATGTTTGGCTAAGGCAAGCAGAAATGTGAAAGGATGTCTGCCTAGCAGGGAAGGCAGGGGATTGAATGCTGGCTGTTACTTGAGGTACTCCACCCAGAAATTCTACACCGATCGGCCTCAGAATGTCAGCAGCAGTTCCG GAGCCTCAAAAACTGGAAAAACAGTGGCCATAGCTTCGTCTGTCACGGCCTTCTGTATGATCTCAGCTTTTGCCGCTTACGCATTATACGCAAGATTCAAGAAAACCAAGCAAG AGCGGAGAAATCTAGGCCGAATCTCCAGCACATATAACAAGTCCAATTTGAACTTCAAATATGAGACCTTGGAGAAAGCCACAAATTATTTTGATCCCAAGACTAAAATAGGCCAAGGAGGAGCCGGTTCTGTGCATAGAGGAACTCTCCCTGATGGAAAAGTTATTGCTGTCAAGAGGTTATTCTTCAATACCAGGCAATGGGTGGATGAATTTTTCAATGAGGTGAACTTGATTAGTGGAATTCAACACAAGAACCTCGTGAAGCTGTTGGGTTGCAGCATTGAAGGCCCTGAGAGCCTGTTGGTTTACGAGTTTGTCCCAAACATGAGCCTTGATCAGTACCTCTTTG atAAGAAGGAAGTTAAGGTTCTAAGTTGGAAGGAGCGGTTTCAAATTATAGCGGGAATAGCAGAAGGGATTGCATTTCTTCATGGAGGGGCAGAGATCAGAATAGTCCACAGAGACATCAAGAGCAGCAACGTGCTTCTTGATGAGAATCTTACTCCAAAAATTGCCGACTTTGGATTGGCTAGGCATTTTGCTGAGGATAAAACTCACCTTAGTACAGGAATTGCCGGGACATT AGGATATATGGCTCCTGAATACCTTGTCAAGGGACAGCTGACAGAGAAGGCGGATGTGTATAGTTTCGGGGTCTTGGTTCTGGAGATTGTCTGCCGTAGGAAGAATAACGCTTTTGTGGAAGACTCTGTATCTCTTTTGCAGACG GTCTGGCAGTTTTACAAAACGGATAAACTTGCGGAAAAAGTGGACCCTTCTCTCGAGGGTGAGTTTCCAGCGCTAGAGGCATCGAACGTGCTTAAGATCGGGCTTCTATGCACCCAAGCTTCTGCATCTTCAAGGCCATCAATGGATGAAGTCGTTCACATGCTTACAGATTCTAATGGTCAAGTTCCTGAACCAAATCAACCGCCGTTTATAAACTCCAGCGTGCTGGCTCCCAGTTCTACGGGGTCTTACAGCAGCACGAGCAGCTTGCTTCGAAATGCATTCAACAAATTCGAGGCATCCTACACGTCTACGGAGTCATCCAGCTTGCAGAGTTCAAATGAACCGGCCAGAAGTCACGAGCTGCGGGATTAG
- the LOC113722794 gene encoding cysteine-rich receptor-like protein kinase 42 isoform X2 produces MQFSSLYPVHLTTWLLIFILNLFSFTFSDPRIGESGLFCGLNRPPPNTSYIPLFVKEMEKISALVTDNNWGHYAMNQTRISIYALAQCYQDLSHTDCLLCYAASRTRLPRCLPGVSARIYLDGCFLRYDDYNFFNESTDPIIDTFNCSSSAGLATAEEAASFGKRARELVDNVSIAAAMGGGYAVRDLNGVYGLAQCWKTLSKQGCKECLAKASRNVKGCLPSREGRGLNAGCYLRYSTQKFYTDRPQNVSSSSGASKTGKTVAIASSVTAFCMISAFAAYALYARFKKTKQERRNLGRISSTYNKSNLNFKYETLEKATNYFDPKTKIGQGGAGSVHRGTLPDGKVIAVKRLFFNTRQWVDEFFNEVNLISGIQHKNLVKLLGCSIEGPESLLVYEFVPNMSLDQYLFDKKEVKVLSWKERFQIIAGIAEGIAFLHGGAEIRIVHRDIKSSNVLLDENLTPKIADFGLARHFAEDKTHLSTGIAGTL; encoded by the exons ATGCAGTTCTCGAGCCTGTATCCTGTCCATTTGACAACATGGCTCCTCATCTTCATTCTCAACTTGTTCTCATTCACATTTTCCGATCCTCGAATCGGTGAATCCGGCCTCTTCTGCGGCCTGAACAGACCGCCTCCGAACACCAGCTACATCCCACTTTTCgtcaaagaaatggaaaaaatttCAGCACTCGTCACCGACAACAACTGGGGCCATTATGCAATGAACCAAACTCGCATATCCATCTATGCCTTGGCCCAATGCTACCAAGATCTTTCTCACACTGATTGCCTCCTCTGCTACGCTGCGAGCAGAACCAGGCTCCCTCGTTGCCTCCCCGGTGTATCAGCTCGTATATATCTCGACGGATGCTTCCTGCGCTATGATGATTATAATTTCTTCAACGAGAGCACTGATCCTATTATAGATACCTTCAACTGTAGCAGCTCAGCCGGGCTGGCCACTGCTGAAGAAGCGGCGAGTTTTGGGAAGAGAGCTAGGGAATTGGTTGATAATGTTAGCATAGCAGCTGCGATGGGCGGCGGGTATGCAGTGAGGGATCTGAATGGAGTGTACGGTCTGGCGCAGTGTTGGAAGACTTTGAGCAAACAAGGTTGTAAAGAATGTTTGGCTAAGGCAAGCAGAAATGTGAAAGGATGTCTGCCTAGCAGGGAAGGCAGGGGATTGAATGCTGGCTGTTACTTGAGGTACTCCACCCAGAAATTCTACACCGATCGGCCTCAGAATGTCAGCAGCAGTTCCG GAGCCTCAAAAACTGGAAAAACAGTGGCCATAGCTTCGTCTGTCACGGCCTTCTGTATGATCTCAGCTTTTGCCGCTTACGCATTATACGCAAGATTCAAGAAAACCAAGCAAG AGCGGAGAAATCTAGGCCGAATCTCCAGCACATATAACAAGTCCAATTTGAACTTCAAATATGAGACCTTGGAGAAAGCCACAAATTATTTTGATCCCAAGACTAAAATAGGCCAAGGAGGAGCCGGTTCTGTGCATAGAGGAACTCTCCCTGATGGAAAAGTTATTGCTGTCAAGAGGTTATTCTTCAATACCAGGCAATGGGTGGATGAATTTTTCAATGAGGTGAACTTGATTAGTGGAATTCAACACAAGAACCTCGTGAAGCTGTTGGGTTGCAGCATTGAAGGCCCTGAGAGCCTGTTGGTTTACGAGTTTGTCCCAAACATGAGCCTTGATCAGTACCTCTTTG atAAGAAGGAAGTTAAGGTTCTAAGTTGGAAGGAGCGGTTTCAAATTATAGCGGGAATAGCAGAAGGGATTGCATTTCTTCATGGAGGGGCAGAGATCAGAATAGTCCACAGAGACATCAAGAGCAGCAACGTGCTTCTTGATGAGAATCTTACTCCAAAAATTGCCGACTTTGGATTGGCTAGGCATTTTGCTGAGGATAAAACTCACCTTAGTACAGGAATTGCCGGGACATTGTAA